A genomic window from Leptolyngbya sp. BL0902 includes:
- a CDS encoding serine/threonine-protein kinase: MPSAPQVTPSSPQPQTQVKGWVQRQIKKGWLRVALAGLWLGFMAVHGAADSPLAQLLDRPLQTLFFDIRGPRPAPADIVILAMDDESFAQAEYYRTNPDQYAALAPIANIPWERRAYAQAIDKLLTAGAKAVAVDVLFLAESGYGPEDDDALVEVLTRWGDRVVLAASFDDTDLRQGTLDQLRLPLPRLLETPVRVGSINSPIEVDSRIHRHGRAYLESRQAHLDATADAGQIDNLYRDFETLTEATLRAAQVDFPPRRGDFVAFYGPAYSFQHLPFWYVLDPDPWMNHLGNGEFFQDKIVLIGATARFLQDFHRAPFSQTLFHPEAMAGVEILAHDLANLRQGVALRQLPYPWLRAALILSAGAGFGGLLWRFNRPVARLGWTVAVGSTWFWLSYGVFALGGYWLPMGVPILGFLVMGGTYIVTDIVTEQLRKQRLRQTLEQYVTSPIVQEIISQQDDLQDLLRRRQEEVIGLMLGNRYRVTRLLGSGGFGETYVAQDTQRPGAPICVVKQLRIISDDPKAHRLGQRFFASEAETLERLGHHDQIPRLLAYFEFQNAFYLVEEMIEGHLLQAELASRRPQPQIYVLHLLKDLLPVIGFVHSQGVIHRDIKPANIIRRHQDRRLVLIDFGAVKALSHSLTTEDSDPPTATVGVGTQGYMPSEQSAGMPTFASDLYALGITALEALTGIPAYAFKRDAKGEIIWRYAAPDLHPALAHLLSRLVQYNFIDRYQSAWEALRDLEIVEQHLNFSGPDALGQAPPPYPLALLEPDGEDEPEFADEATRLLSGTWEHPQPHRPEP, encoded by the coding sequence ATGCCCTCTGCGCCCCAGGTCACTCCCTCGTCTCCCCAGCCCCAAACCCAGGTTAAGGGCTGGGTGCAGCGACAGATTAAAAAGGGCTGGCTGAGGGTTGCTTTGGCGGGGCTGTGGCTAGGGTTTATGGCGGTTCACGGGGCCGCAGACTCCCCCCTGGCTCAACTGTTGGATAGGCCGCTGCAAACCCTGTTTTTTGACATTCGTGGCCCCCGTCCGGCCCCAGCGGACATTGTGATTTTGGCGATGGACGACGAATCCTTTGCCCAGGCGGAATACTACCGCACCAACCCCGACCAGTATGCGGCCCTTGCGCCCATAGCCAATATCCCCTGGGAGCGGCGGGCCTACGCCCAGGCCATTGACAAACTGCTGACGGCGGGGGCCAAGGCGGTGGCGGTGGATGTGCTGTTTCTGGCGGAAAGTGGCTACGGCCCCGAGGACGATGATGCCCTAGTCGAGGTACTGACCCGCTGGGGGGATCGGGTGGTGCTGGCCGCTAGCTTTGACGACACCGACCTGCGCCAGGGCACCCTAGATCAACTGCGATTGCCCCTGCCTCGGCTGTTGGAAACCCCTGTGCGGGTGGGCAGCATTAACTCTCCCATAGAGGTGGATAGCCGCATCCATCGCCATGGGCGGGCCTATTTGGAGAGCCGACAGGCACACCTAGACGCCACCGCCGATGCAGGCCAGATCGACAACCTCTACCGCGATTTTGAGACCCTGACGGAGGCCACCCTCCGAGCCGCCCAGGTGGATTTTCCCCCTCGCCGGGGTGACTTTGTGGCATTCTATGGGCCAGCCTACAGTTTTCAACACCTGCCCTTTTGGTACGTGCTGGATCCCGACCCCTGGATGAACCACCTGGGCAACGGCGAATTTTTCCAGGACAAAATTGTGCTGATTGGAGCCACCGCTCGATTTCTCCAAGACTTTCACCGAGCCCCCTTCTCCCAAACCCTGTTTCACCCAGAGGCGATGGCCGGGGTTGAAATTCTGGCCCATGACCTCGCAAATCTGCGCCAAGGGGTGGCCCTGCGTCAGCTTCCCTACCCCTGGCTGCGGGCGGCGCTGATCCTATCGGCGGGGGCGGGGTTTGGGGGGCTGCTGTGGCGGTTTAATCGTCCAGTGGCAAGGCTGGGCTGGACGGTAGCGGTGGGAAGCACCTGGTTTTGGCTAAGCTATGGTGTCTTTGCGCTGGGGGGCTATTGGCTACCCATGGGGGTGCCGATCCTGGGCTTTTTAGTGATGGGCGGAACCTACATTGTGACGGACATCGTCACCGAACAACTGCGGAAACAACGCCTGCGCCAAACCCTCGAACAGTACGTCACCTCGCCCATTGTGCAGGAAATCATCAGCCAGCAGGACGACCTCCAAGACCTGCTGCGACGGCGGCAGGAGGAGGTGATTGGCCTGATGCTGGGCAACCGTTACCGCGTCACCCGGTTATTAGGTTCGGGGGGGTTTGGCGAAACCTACGTGGCCCAAGATACCCAACGACCGGGCGCACCCATCTGCGTCGTCAAGCAACTGCGGATAATCAGCGATGACCCGAAGGCCCATCGGTTAGGGCAGCGCTTTTTTGCCAGCGAAGCCGAAACCCTAGAGCGTCTGGGCCACCACGACCAAATTCCTCGCCTGCTGGCCTACTTCGAGTTCCAAAATGCCTTCTACTTGGTGGAGGAAATGATTGAAGGCCATCTGCTCCAAGCGGAACTGGCCTCCCGTCGGCCCCAGCCTCAGATCTACGTGCTGCACCTACTGAAGGATTTACTGCCCGTGATCGGCTTTGTCCACAGTCAGGGAGTAATTCACCGGGATATCAAACCCGCCAATATCATTCGCCGTCACCAAGATCGGCGACTGGTACTGATTGACTTTGGTGCCGTGAAGGCGCTGTCTCACTCCCTCACCACCGAAGACAGTGATCCTCCCACCGCCACCGTGGGCGTCGGCACCCAGGGCTATATGCCCAGCGAACAATCCGCTGGGATGCCCACCTTTGCCAGCGACCTCTATGCCCTCGGCATCACCGCCCTAGAGGCCCTGACCGGGATTCCGGCCTACGCCTTCAAACGCGATGCCAAGGGAGAAATTATCTGGCGCTATGCCGCCCCAGACCTCCATCCTGCCCTAGCTCACCTGCTGTCTCGCCTGGTGCAGTACAACTTTATCGACCGCTACCAGTCGGCCTGGGAGGCGCTGCGAGACTTGGAAATCGTGGAGCAACACCTGAATTTCAGCGGCCCTGACGCCCTAGGGCAAGCCCCCCCTCCCTATCCCCTCGCCCTGCTCGAACCCGACGGGGAGGATGAGCCAGAATTTGCCGACGAAGCCACCCGCCTACTCTCAGGCACCTGGGAGCATCCCCAGCCCCACCGCCCAGAACCATAG
- a CDS encoding leucine-rich repeat domain-containing protein, whose product MAPGRLVGIVWLLAALGWMDVAGATDVDIHNAEASVVQGVETAPGATDPSVLEVMDAATQTVDTPESVESVDTPESAESAESVGASESVDTPESVDASVDTPESVESDRIPPLGDSPELESGGEMSQATVAPRTFQQWCEAQAELSDDQRHTVAVLMTELGVEDCLLAERRASVVRLLNLSYQGLTDIAPLASWPQVTNLMLHNNAIQDVSPLAQMPQITRLSLSNNQVTDLTPLSALDRLRMLGLANNPLRSLQGLESLTALEELHLSQTQAESLVPLAPLAHLRVLYLNQNRVVDLTPLGGLTALEVLDLSSNQIEDLSPLIALENLRSLNLNRNLIEDTSVLRSLPNLSQIYLHNNPVNRLGCPPNPNILCLI is encoded by the coding sequence TTGGCCCCAGGGCGACTGGTGGGGATAGTCTGGCTGCTGGCGGCTTTGGGCTGGATGGACGTGGCTGGAGCAACGGACGTAGACATCCACAATGCCGAAGCCTCGGTGGTGCAGGGGGTAGAGACAGCACCTGGGGCCACAGATCCCTCCGTCTTGGAAGTGATGGATGCGGCGACTCAGACAGTGGACACACCAGAATCGGTGGAGTCAGTAGACACACCAGAATCAGCAGAGTCGGCGGAGTCAGTGGGCGCGTCAGAATCGGTGGACACACCAGAGTCAGTGGACGCATCGGTGGACACACCAGAATCAGTGGAGTCAGATCGCATCCCTCCGTTGGGAGATTCGCCGGAATTAGAGTCGGGGGGTGAAATGTCCCAGGCGACGGTAGCTCCTCGGACGTTTCAGCAGTGGTGTGAAGCCCAAGCTGAGCTATCGGACGACCAGCGCCACACGGTCGCGGTGCTGATGACTGAACTGGGGGTAGAAGACTGCCTGCTAGCAGAACGGCGAGCCTCGGTGGTGCGGCTACTGAATTTGTCCTACCAAGGGTTAACGGATATCGCCCCCCTAGCCAGTTGGCCCCAGGTGACAAATCTGATGTTGCACAACAATGCCATCCAAGATGTGAGCCCCTTGGCCCAAATGCCCCAGATTACCCGGCTCTCCCTCAGCAATAACCAAGTGACTGACCTAACGCCCCTTTCTGCCTTAGATCGACTGCGGATGTTGGGTCTGGCCAATAATCCCCTTAGAAGCCTTCAGGGGCTAGAATCCTTGACGGCGCTGGAGGAACTTCACCTCAGCCAAACCCAAGCAGAATCCCTCGTTCCCCTCGCCCCCTTAGCTCACCTGAGAGTGCTGTATCTCAACCAAAACCGTGTGGTGGATCTCACGCCCCTGGGTGGGCTGACGGCCCTAGAAGTTCTGGATCTCAGCTCCAACCAGATTGAAGACCTAAGCCCCTTGATTGCCTTAGAAAATCTTCGTTCCCTCAATCTCAACCGCAACCTTATCGAAGACACCTCAGTGCTGCGATCCCTCCCCAATCTGAGCCAAATTTACCTCCACAACAACCCCGTGAACCGCCTGGGATGCCCCCCCAATCCCAATATCCTCTGCTTGATCTAG
- a CDS encoding NUDIX domain-containing protein, with protein sequence MAKKSAGLLMYRRSDQGIEVLLVHSGGPYWVNRHWQAWSIPKGEIDPGEDAFTAAQREFQEETGQRPEGQFKALRAVRQSGGKLVFAWAFEGDFDPDTLHSNTFTLEWPPNSGHMQEFPEVDEAAWFTLEEAQRRIIKAQAQFLDELVTVLAKTSPDAPIPPRFPRCT encoded by the coding sequence ATGGCCAAAAAGAGTGCAGGGCTGCTGATGTACCGCCGCTCTGACCAAGGAATTGAGGTGTTGTTGGTGCACTCCGGTGGGCCATATTGGGTCAATCGTCACTGGCAGGCATGGTCAATTCCTAAAGGAGAAATTGATCCGGGCGAAGATGCCTTTACGGCTGCCCAGCGGGAATTTCAGGAGGAAACCGGACAGCGCCCCGAAGGGCAGTTCAAGGCGTTGCGGGCCGTGAGACAATCGGGGGGAAAGCTAGTGTTTGCCTGGGCCTTTGAGGGCGACTTTGACCCCGATACTCTCCACAGCAACACCTTTACCCTGGAATGGCCCCCCAACTCTGGGCATATGCAGGAGTTCCCAGAGGTGGACGAAGCCGCTTGGTTCACCCTAGAAGAAGCCCAACGCCGCATCATCAAGGCCCAGGCCCAATTTTTAGACGAACTGGTGACGGTTTTGGCCAAGACCTCCCCCGATGCCCCTATTCCCCCCCGTTTTCCCCGTTGTACCTGA